The nucleotide sequence GGCATATCCGCGGCTGAAATCGTATCTCCAGCCCGAAAAGCCCATTTTTTTGAGCCACTTCAGCCACTCGATGACATCGGCCTGGACCGTCGAGTTCGAATGGTCGATATCGGGCGCAGGGCCGAAGTTGTCGCCCGAATCGCGGCCTCCCCTGCCCCCGTATTCGCCGGCACAGATCATCTGGGCATCCCAGCGGGCTTTTCCCGAGGCGAAATTGTAGATGTTCCAGACGCCGCCGGAATCCTGGTGACTGGCGCAGCGATGATTGATCACGATATCGGCGATCGCCTTCAACCCGGACTGGTTCAGCTTGAGCAGACAGGCGACGAGCTGGTCCTGGTCGCCGTAGAACGTCGGGCTCTCGGAGGTGCCGACGTCGTAGTAATCACCGGGAAGATACCCCTGGGGGCTGACCGAACGCGAAACGGGCGGCAGCCACACCATCGTGACACCCAGCTCGGCGAGGTCGGCGGCGCGTTCGCCTATCAGCCTGTACCACTTGCTGGGAGTGCCTCTGGACTGGGAGTTCCAGCCGAACGCCTGAATCATGATTCCCTGGTCGACAGGCATCCGCCCCGCGGCATCCGCCGCCATCGTCGCAAAAACGAGAACCGCCGCAAGAACCAAGACGCCAAACCGGGAATTCCGGGGCCAGAAACGCATACTCCGCCTCCCTGTAATACTCACTACCTCTTCAAGTATACCAGATCACGAGAATGACCAGCAGAGACATCGAAATGGCATCACTACGGCATCTTCAGGATGAAACTCCAGATAGCACCGCCGATGGGCTGCGGGTCAGAAACATCCCTGGAGCATCGTTTC is from Candidatus Ozemobacteraceae bacterium and encodes:
- a CDS encoding alpha-amylase C-terminal beta-sheet domain-containing protein; its protein translation is MRFWPRNSRFGVLVLAAVLVFATMAADAAGRMPVDQGIMIQAFGWNSQSRGTPSKWYRLIGERAADLAELGVTMVWLPPVSRSVSPQGYLPGDYYDVGTSESPTFYGDQDQLVACLLKLNQSGLKAIADIVINHRCASHQDSGGVWNIYNFASGKARWDAQMICAGEYGGRGGRDSGDNFGPAPDIDHSNSTVQADVIEWLKWLKKMGFSGWRYDFSRGYAPEYTALYDKATTPYFSVGEIWTNMSFNGSYLNPDQNAHRQVLCDWLDRAGDKAAAFDFTTKGILQVAVNGEYWRLRDSQGKASGLIGWWPARAVTFLDNHDTGSQQNHWPFPSDKVMQGYAYILTHPGTPCLFWEHVYDWNLREPIRKLVEARRKFGIRSTSKLEIIKAEQDLYAAIVDENLAVKLGRNDWKPGPGFELLASGDQYAVWGKMAARTRH